A stretch of Verrucomicrobiota bacterium DNA encodes these proteins:
- a CDS encoding DUF1080 domain-containing protein encodes MWIWRAAIPLMLCPGVMGSEPALPISPKANAIPLFNGANLDGLYTWLVDAKHSDPRRVFSVTNGLIRISGDGLGYLATKQEYRDYRLVVEFKWGEKNWPWGDRVGKARDSGIFLHATGPDGNSQDGKGAFMAAIECNVFQGATGDFLLIRGRAPEGTLISPTITAEVAPQHDADGWFTWQEGGRRQTIQTWGRLNWFGKDPQWKDALDFRGTRDVESPRGEWTRVECICRGDRITIRVNGAIVNEAFDVYPRFGRILLQCEGSEIFFRRFELHPLTPLTTGN; translated from the coding sequence ATGCTCTGCCCCGGTGTCATGGGCTCGGAACCGGCGCTGCCTATCTCCCCGAAGGCAAACGCCATCCCCCTCTTCAACGGCGCCAATCTTGATGGCCTTTATACGTGGCTGGTGGATGCCAAACACAGTGATCCGCGGCGCGTCTTCAGCGTCACCAATGGCCTGATTCGCATTTCCGGCGACGGCCTGGGCTACCTGGCTACGAAACAGGAATACCGCGATTACCGGTTGGTTGTGGAATTCAAATGGGGCGAGAAAAACTGGCCTTGGGGTGATCGCGTGGGCAAGGCGCGCGATTCGGGGATATTTCTTCACGCCACGGGACCTGATGGCAACAGCCAGGATGGGAAGGGCGCGTTCATGGCCGCGATCGAGTGCAACGTCTTTCAAGGCGCAACCGGCGATTTCCTTTTGATCCGCGGCCGTGCGCCGGAAGGCACATTGATCTCGCCCACGATAACGGCTGAAGTCGCTCCGCAGCACGACGCGGATGGCTGGTTCACCTGGCAGGAAGGCGGGCGGCGGCAAACGATTCAAACCTGGGGCCGGCTCAACTGGTTTGGGAAAGATCCGCAATGGAAGGACGCGTTGGATTTCCGCGGGACGCGCGATGTTGAAAGCCCGCGCGGCGAATGGACTCGCGTCGAGTGCATTTGCCGGGGTGATCGCATTACGATCCGTGTCAACGGCGCCATCGTCAACGAAGCCTTCGATGTGTACCCGCGATTTGGAAGGATTCTCCTCCAATGCGAAGGCTCAGAAATCTTCTTCCGCCGATTCGAACTCCACCCCCTGACTCCCCTGACAACTGGCAACTGA